In Rhodobacter xanthinilyticus, a single window of DNA contains:
- a CDS encoding L-malyl-CoA/beta-methylmalyl-CoA lyase, producing the protein MSFRVQPAAPARPNRCQLFGPGSRPAIFEKMAQSAADVINLDLEDSVAPDDKAQARRNIIAASHDIDWNTKYLSVRINGLDTPYWYRDVVELLEEGSERIDQIMIPKVGCAADVYAVDALVTAIEAAKGRKKRISLEVIIESAAGIAHVEEIAASSPRLQAMSLGAADFAASMGMATTGIGGTQENYYMLREGAKYWSDPWHWAQAAIVAACRTHGILPVDGPFGDFSDDEGFRAQALRSATLGMVGKWAIHPKQVALSNEVFTPSEAAVTEAREILAAMEKAKAEGAGATVYKGRLVDIASIRQAEVIVRQSEMIKG; encoded by the coding sequence ATGAGCTTCCGCGTTCAACCCGCCGCCCCCGCCCGTCCGAACCGCTGCCAACTCTTCGGGCCCGGCTCGCGCCCCGCGATCTTCGAGAAAATGGCGCAATCGGCCGCCGATGTGATCAACCTCGATCTCGAGGATTCGGTCGCCCCGGACGACAAGGCCCAGGCGCGGCGCAACATCATCGCGGCGTCCCATGACATCGACTGGAACACCAAATACCTCTCGGTGCGGATCAACGGCCTCGACACGCCCTATTGGTATCGCGATGTCGTCGAGCTGCTCGAAGAGGGCTCGGAGCGGATCGACCAGATCATGATCCCGAAGGTCGGCTGCGCGGCCGATGTCTATGCGGTCGACGCGCTCGTCACCGCGATCGAGGCCGCCAAGGGCCGCAAGAAGCGGATCTCGCTCGAGGTGATCATCGAGAGCGCCGCGGGCATCGCCCATGTCGAGGAAATCGCGGCCTCCTCGCCGCGGCTGCAGGCGATGAGCCTCGGCGCGGCCGATTTCGCCGCCTCGATGGGCATGGCCACCACCGGCATCGGCGGCACCCAGGAAAACTACTATATGCTGCGCGAGGGCGCGAAATACTGGTCGGACCCGTGGCATTGGGCGCAGGCCGCGATCGTCGCCGCCTGCCGCACCCATGGCATCCTGCCGGTCGACGGCCCGTTTGGCGATTTCTCCGATGACGAGGGCTTCCGCGCGCAGGCGCTGCGCTCGGCGACGCTCGGCATGGTCGGCAAATGGGCGATCCACCCGAAACAGGTCGCGCTCTCCAACGAGGTCTTCACCCCCTCCGAGGCGGCGGTGACCGAAGCGCGCGAGATCCTCGCCGCGATGGAGAAAGCCAAGGCCGAAGGCGCCGGCGCCACGGTTTACAAGGGCCGTCTCGTCGATATCGCCTCGATCCGGCAAGCAGAGGTTATTGTCAGACAGTCGGAAATGATCAAAGGTTAA